In Ovis canadensis isolate MfBH-ARS-UI-01 breed Bighorn chromosome 3, ARS-UI_OviCan_v2, whole genome shotgun sequence, one DNA window encodes the following:
- the TMSB10 gene encoding thymosin beta-10, whose protein sequence is MADKPDMGEINSFDKAKLKKTETQEKNTLPTKETIEQEKQAK, encoded by the exons ATGGCAGACAAGCCCGACATGGGGGAAATCAACAGCTTCGATAAGGCCAAGCTGAAGAAGACTGAGACGCAGGAGAAGAACACCCTGCCGACCAAAGAGA CCATTGAGCAGGAGAAGCAAGCAAAGTGA